TGATCATCAATGACCTGACGGGCACCATCCTGGTAAGCGATAATGCTTCGGCCATGCGCCGCATCGAAGCGTACCTTGACATGGTGCGGCGCCTGTACGACCAGCAGGTGGAGATATCGGTCCGAATCCTGCAGATATCCCTCTCCGACTCCCTCACCATGGGAGTGGACTACTCGGCCCTCTTCCGGGTCAGCGGCAGCGATACCCCCATCGCCTTCAACCTCCACGGCACTGAGGGCCAGGCGGGAGCCAGTCTGGACGGAACCGCAGGCGAACGGGGCGTTCTGGACTACACCGTGGGGGTCCTGAATCCGGGCAAGTTCGCGGGCTTTCTGCAGTTTCTCAGCCTCCACGGCACCGTGCATACCCTTTCCAACCCCACCATCACCACCCTGAACAATGTAACGGGCAATGTGTACTCCATCCGCACCTATCCCTACCAGGTGACAACCACCGAGAGCAGCGCCAATGTCCGCGAGGCTCGAACCTATTTTGAAGATGTGAAGATCGGCGTCAGTCTGACGGTGACACCCAACATTGTGAACAATGGGGATATTCTGCTGGAGGTATTGCCCGTGGTGGGGGAGATTTACGAGGAGAACTTCAACCCCGCTTCCGGTGAACGGGAAAAGCCACAGACCGTGGAACAGGCGATCCGCACCATACTGCGCACCCGCAATAATCACTCCTACTTCATCGGCGGCCTGATCTACGAAAAAAACGTGGAGAGCACCAGCGGCATTCCCGTACTCAGCAGGATTCCCGTGCTCGGGAGGCTCTTCCGCTCCGACCGCAGGGTGCAGAGCCGTCAGGAGCTGGTCATCGTCCTGACGCCAAAAATCATTCCAAGCCTTGACTCCCACAGCGCTGGCCCCGTTGACTATCACAGCACTCCCCTGCATTACGGCCTGCTGGAATACCAGGCTGGCGCAAGAGCTCCCCTCGCCCTGGACGACCATGCCCCGCCACTGACCAACGACGATCTGGCATATTTCTTTCTCCAGCGTGGCCTGGACGCTCTGGGTGCTGGCGAAAACCTCCAGGCGCTCAGCATGCTGCAGTCGGCGCTGGGGTTTTCACCCACCTGCCCGTTCAGCCGCTTCTACCTGGCCCTGGCTCACTGGAACCTGCGTGATTTCAACGAGGCCATCGGCCAGCTGACGATCCACCTCCACCACGCACCCACTGACCAGCTCGCCATCCACAACCTGGGGCTGATGCACTTTCACCAGGGGAACTTCCAGCAGGCGCTGCGACATATGCAGCGCCTGCCCCTGGATCATCCGGCTGTGCAGAACAATCTGGCCATAGTGCATGCCAGCCTGGGTCATCACGACCGGGCACGCGTGCTGTGGAAAGCTGCCGGAAACTGCGACGCACGCCACAATCTGACCCTTTCCCGGCAAGACGATGATCTGCTGCGGCAGGAGTACCTGGAGCACTGTGTTCCCGAACAGTCTGCCTCCCGTTGAACGCCGGTGAAGCCGTATTTTCCGCCGACAGTCCGCGACATGATTGGCACTTTCTCTTCCATGGGGTAGAAACAGAAAGTCCCGCCACCGGACGGGAATATGCTGAAGGGTTGGGAGACGCTATGGGACTGGAAATTCTCGTGATGTATGTGGCGGTGGGACTGATTGCCGGACTCCTGGCAGGGCTGCTTGGTATCGGCGGCGGGGTGGTGATCGTCCCCCTGCTGGTATGGTGTTTTCTGCGGCAGGGTATTCAGCCCGACCATATCATGCATCTGGCCCTGGGCACCTCCCTGGCCAGCATCATCTTCACATCCATCTCCAGCTTTCTGTCGCACCATCGCCGTGGTGCCGTTGACTGGACCATCGTGCGCCGGATAGTGCCGGGAATTCTGGTGGGAACCTTCCTGGGCACCATGGTGGCCTCGCAGCTTTCCAGCAACTTCCTCAAGGGTTTTTTCTGCCTCTTCCTGTACACCATCGCCACCCAGATCATCCTCAATAAAAAACCGAAGGCGTCACGTCAGCTGCCTGGCAATGCCGGAATGTTCGCCACCGGCTCGACCATCGGGGCCGTATCCAGCTTTGTCGGCATCGGCGGAGGCTCACTCTCGGTACCGTTCATGCTGTGGTGCAATGTCACCGCCCACCGCGCCATCGGCACATCGGCGGCTATCGGCCTGCCCATCGCCGTTGCCGGAGCCATCGGCTACATCGTCAACAATCTCCAGGTCACCGGCCTGCCCGCCTACAGCATCGGCTACGTCTATCTGCCAGCTCTGGCGGGCATTGTCTGCGCCAGTGTGCTGACCGCCCCCCTGGGCGCGCGCCTGGCCCACTCCCTGCCCGTCGATCGCCTCAAACGCTTTTTCGCCATCTTCCTCTATGTGGTTGCCACCAGGATGGCCTGGGAGCTGGTCGCCTGATTCCCTGCGGTGCAATCAGGGGAGCACACGCATTCCCTGGATGCGGCTGATCAGAAGAGCATCGGAGCGGACACTGGAGAGCTCGCGTCCCGGACGCAGCGTGGTGATCACCACGCCTCCCATGATGGCCCGGCCTTCCCGACCCCAGGAGCGGGTGCGCACACCCCAGGCATCGTGTACCGCCATGGGCTGCCCCTCGTGCTCACCGATATAGAGCATGACGTGGCCACGCATCCACAGCAGCGTCATGAAGGGCACCGCGTTTTCCCGAATAAAGCGTTCTCGCTCGGCGGGCTTCATGGCGCTCAGGTCAATGAGATTCTCCTCCACGAAGTGCGCCTGCTGATAGGAGTTGCGGGGCAACCACACCCCGAAGCTGGTAAAAATATCCCGCAGGAAAGCTGAGCAATCGCGGTTGCCATACATCCCCCCCCAGCCATACTTCTCTGCGGCCATGGCATCGGCCACGCGGGCGATATTCTGCGCTGTCAGCGGCAGCGGAAAGGGAGCCATATCCACCGCCGGCACGGAAGCCTTCTCAAGGTGCGCCTGACCGTGAACATCCCGCAGGGCCACCAGCAGAGCGCCATCGCCAGCCACAGGGTACAGCCCGCCCACGCGACCATGGATCATATAGCTCCCAGCCTCATCGTACAGCGGCACCTGGTCGCGAACCATCACCATAAACGGCCCCTGCCGCAGAATCCGACGCTGATGTTCATCCACCAGGGCCACATCCTGAGCCCGCACCCAGCCCCGCACATAGGGTGCCTGCACAAAGAGCCAGTCGCCGGTACGGCTCATGTGCTCAATGCGCACCGGGGTATTGGCAAAAAGCAGGGAGTCCTGCCAGTAATCGAAGGGATACCCCTCTCCCGCACGGGAAAAATCATAAAAGCGCGGCTTGTGGGTGGGGAAGACCCGCACATGGGTTTCGCGCACCGTGATGGCCGCAGCCGAGCGGGAGGGGTAGTGCATGACGTCCATCTCGGCAATCAGGTGCTCTATCCAGGCCGGATCGTTTGGCAAGCGGTTTTCGCCGTAGCCGGGATTCTTCAGGGCAATCTCTATGCCCCAGAAGGGACTCACCAGCTCACCCTCCTCATTGTATTCAGCGTGCGGGCCACCGTCCTCCCAGGGAGCGAAATAGAAATCCAGGTACTCGGAAGCGAAGCGCTGCTGTTCGACAGACCCTGCCAGCCGCGCTTCAGAGCCCGCGCCCAGATACGCCTGAACATATTGGGGGTAGCGTTCCAGATCGGCGATAACCACAGGCTGGCGGCCGGCACAGCCCCAGGTGGTGAAGAGCAGAAGAAGTATCAGAAGAAGCGCGCGCGTCAAAAACATAAGGGCCCCCGCATGGTGATTCGGTCAGTGCCGGGAGGATACCCGAAAACAAAGCCAAGGTGAAGAGCAGAGAGGTTTTGCAATCGGTGAAGGCATGCGATATTATTCCGGCAACCTGACAAGTACCGGAGTTCCCATGCTGCGACCATCCATCGAAAAAGTTCTGGCCGGAAAGGATCTGAGCCGCCAGGAGGCCAGCGAGGTCTTCAACGCCATCATGGATGGCCAGTGCTCGGAAATCCAGATGGCCGCCTTCCTCACCGGCCTGCGCATGAAGGGCGAAAGCCGCGATGAAATCGTCGCCGCCACCACCGCCATGCGTTCACGCTCCATCCACGTCCCCATCGACCACCGCCGGAACCGTGTGCTGGACACCTGCGGCACCGGCGGCGACGGCACCAATACCTTCAACATTTCCACCACCGTGGCCCTGCTGCTCAGCGCCCATGGCGGCATAAAGGTGGCCAAACACGGCAACGTCTCCAACTCCAGCAAGAGTGGCAGCGCCGACCTCATCCGCGCCCTCGGCGTCCATATGGACGCCACGCCTCAGCATATTGCCACCTCGCTGGAGCAGTGCAACCTGGGCTTTATCTTTGCCGCCAACCACCACCCCGCCATGAAATACGCCGCCCCTGTGCGACGCGGGCTGGGCATCCGCACCATCTTCAATATCCTCGGCCCCCTCACCAACCCCGCGGGCGCGCCCTACCAGCTCATGGGCGTCTTCGATCCCCAGATCCTGGAAACCCTGGCCGAAGTCCTGCTGGAACTTGGCTCCAGACGGGTGGTGCTGGTCAGCGGCATGGATGGCATGGATGAAGTGACCCTGTGCGCCGACACCAAGGTGGTCATCGGCACGGCAGGCGACATCCGCACCATGGAGTTCAACCCCGAGACCATCGGCTTCCACAAGGTGGTCCCCGATGAGATTCGGGGAGACACCCCCGAAGTGAACCGGGACATCGCCCTGGGTATCCTGAAGGGCAGCATCAGCGGCGCGCGCCGGGATATCGTCATCCTCAACGCCGCCTTCGCCCTCTACGCCGCCGAAATCACCGATGACATCCGCGAAGGTGTGGAAATCGCCCGGGGACTGCTGGACAGCGGTAAGGCCTGGGAAGCCTGCCAGCGCTTTGTGGAGTTTAACCGCAGCAGTGAATAAAAGGTTTCACACAAGGCCCGGGAAAAGAGAGGAATTGACCGCAAATAAACGCGAATGAACGCTTATCCAGAAGAATGAAACAGGTCTCTCGCCCGTTCGTTACGCCCATTGGGGACACGAGGAGCGCCAGTATTCTGAGAGCGAGCCACGGACGAAAGCGAGTATCTCCGTGAGGAATGCGGGCGCGAGTGCAGCTACACCGTGAACAGTTACCAGGAAATTGATTTGGCTGACAGTCTCCCTGGCGTTCTCTGCGGCTTTGCGAGAGGAAATTGTCTTTTCGGTATCCGCAAGTCCTGAATGATTCATTCCAGGTTTAACAGGCTGCTGAAAAACCCTCATCTGCGGCGTTGCTCGCAGTCGCGCGTCACTGCAACGTACGGGGAGTACGCTTCATTCCTCGCTCCGCGAGCGCCTTGCACCTGAGCATTTTTCAATTGCCTGCGTATTTTGAGGTATTTCAGCAAGCTGTTAATCATATACTTTTCGAGGGAACCATGCTCACCACCATCCTCCAGCACAAACAACAGGAAATCGCCGACCGCATTCACCAGCTCGATACCTGGAAGGCTCAGGCTGCCGACCGCAGCGACTTCCGCTCCCTGGTCACGGCCATGCACAGCGGAGATATCGCCATTCTGGCCGAGGTGAAAAAGGCCAGCCCCTCCAAGGGGCTTATCTGCGCTGACTTCGATCCCGTCGCCATTGCCCGCGCTTACGAGCAGGGCGGTGCCGCCGCCATCAGTGTCTTGACCGACGAGCGCTTCTTCCAGGGCAGCAGCCCGTATCTCAGCGCCGTGCGCCAGGCCGTCAGCCTGCCCGTCCTGCGCAAGGATTTCATCATCCACCCCTCCCAGGTCTATGAAGCAGCTGCCATCGGAGCCGATGCCATTCTGCTCATCGGCGAAGCCCTGGAAGCCCCCCAGGCCCAGGAACTCTACGACCTGGCAAGCGAAATCGGCCTGGATGTGCTCTTTGAAGTCCACCACCAGGACCAGCTGGTCAAACTGCCCACCAACTTCGGCGGCCTGCTGGGCGTCAATAACCGCGACCTCTCCACCTTCCATGTGGACTTGCAGACCTCCGTCACCATCGCCCACGCTACGGGCCGGGCCGTGGTCTGTGAAAGCGGCATCGGCGGACGAGACGATATTGAATCCATGACCCGTCAGGGCATCCGCATGTTCCTCATCGGCGAATACCTCGTCAAGCAGCCGGACCGCGCCGCCGCCCTGCGTCAGCTCATGGGACAGAGCTGACATGACACGGGTCAAAATCTGCGGCATCCGCGACACGCAAACCGCCCAGCACTGCGTCCGGCTGGGCGTCAACGCCCTCGGATTTGTCCACTACCCCGACTCACCCCGCTTTATCAGCCCCGCCCACACCGCTGCCATCGTCAAGGCGCTGCCCCCCTTTGTGGAAACTGTCAGCCTCGTGGTGAAACAGGCTCCTCGGGAAGCCGCCGCCATGGCCCGCGAGGCCGGCACCAGCATTATCCAGTACTATGGTACCATTGCCCAATACCTGGAGCTGCGCCAGCTCTTTGCCCGCACCATCTTCACCACCGCCGACGCCACCATCGCCCATGAACTCATGAACACGCACCCTGAAAGCTGGCTGCTCTTCGACGGCCAGACCCCCCACTATGGCGGCGCCGGCGTGCAGGCCGACTGGAGCGAAGCCGCACGGCTGGCCCGCCGCACATCCCTGATACTGGCCGGTGGCCTGACCCCGGAGAACGTGGCCCAGGCCATCGACACCGTGAAACCGTATGCCGTAGACGTCAGCTCAGGCGTAGAGCGTGAAAAAGGCGTGAAGTGCCCGCAGCGGATTGAGGACTTTGTAAAGACCGTTTACCGAAAACGATAACTGAAGTTTCGTGTCTTGCCGTCTCGGGAGATGGTATTATTTTCCTAATGTTTACTACGCGGAAGCAGTATTGATTCTGCATACTTGACTCATCTGGATATTGTCCTTTTTGACCGCGCAAAAAGGACACAAAAACGCGCCCCCCGAACTCCCGTTTTTCCGGATCGCCTGCTCGCCTGCTCTGGAGATCCGGCAGCAGGCTGCTCAAAGAGGCCCATCTGCTGCGTTGTCGGGCATCGCTCGTCACTGCGACGTACAGGGAGTACGCCTCGCTCCTCGCTTTGCCCGCGCCTTGCACCTGGGCCTCTTTGCGTTGCCTGACCCCTGCCTCCCTGCAGTGCTGCCGGACCACTCACTTCCTGTGAGTGCCCCTTCGGGTCTTGCCAGCCAGGCGTCGCACTCACCGGACGGGCTCAGGGGGGGAACGGCTTGTTTCTGCCTCTCCCCATGGGCTGGACCAGCCATCAGGCTGCTGAAAAGCCCCATCTGCGGCGATGCTCACAAGTGCTCGTTGCAGATGAGGGGCAGTGGGTAACACCGCAGGGGTAGCCTGCTAAAGAAAAACCCCCTCCTGCGATGCAGAGAGGGGGTTTTGGTTATGTAACCTTCCAGTTTACTGGGAACGAAAATCAAATACCCTGGGCTTGCCATCACGGGAAGCACCCTGGAATTTGACCTGCTTGCCGGCAGAGGCTCCCTGACGGGCGGGTCGGCTGCCCGCGCTTTTCGGACGAGCGCCTGTGGAGGTTGAGGGGAACGCGCGGGCGCTTTTCGCGGGCTGCGCTCCACTGCGTGCCCGTCCCTGCCCCTGACGGTTATTGCGACCATTCTGGATGGGCTCAGCCGGGATAGAGGGGTCGGGTTCAAAACCCTTGATATGCTCCTGGGGAATGTCACGCTTCAGCAGGCCTTCAATTCCTTTCAGCAGCTGTTTTTCATCAACGCACACCAGGGAGCAGGCCTTGCCGCAGTTGCCAGCGCGGCCGGTGCGGCCGATGCGGTGCACGTAGTCTTCGGGCACATTTGGCAGTTCAAAGTTGACCACGTGGGGCAACTCGTCAATATCCAGTCCACGGGCGGCAATATCGGTGGCCACCAGTACCCTGACCTGACCTTTTTTGAAGTCGGCCAGCGCCTTGGTGCGAGCACTCTGGCTCTTGTTGCCGTGGATGGCAGCGGAGTGAATGCCGTCTTTTTCCAGCTGCTGGGCCAGGCGGTTGGCGCCATGCTTGGTGCGGGTGAAGACCAGCACCTGCTGCCATTTTCCCTCGCTGATAAGCTTGGAAAGCAGCTCGCGCTTGCGCTCGCGGTCGACCAGGTGAACCACCTGGTCAACGGTTTCAGCAGCCGTGTTGCGACGGGCCACTTCCACCTGCACCGGATCCTTCATGAAGCTGCTGGCCAGCTCGGTGATTTCGCGGGAGAAGGTGGCAGAGAAGAGCAGGTTCTGGCGCTCTTTGGGCAGCAGGGCCAAAACCTTGCGGATGTCGTGGATAAAGCCCATGTCCAGCATGCGGTCGGCCTCATCGAGTACGAGGAATTCCACTTTGGACAGGTCAATACTCTTTTGCTGAACGTGGTCCAGCAAGCGTCCGGGAGTGGCAACCACAATGTCCACGCCACGGCGCAGATTGGCGAGCTGGGGACCCATGGCAACCCCACCGAAGATCACGGCGGATTTCAGGGAGAGGTGCTTGCCATAGGTGCGCACACTTTCCTCTACCTGGGCTGCCAGTTCGCGGGTGGGCGTCAGGATGAGGGCGCGCACATGGCGACGGCCACGAATGGCCTGGCGCTCCAGAATTTCCAGCATGGGCAGGGTGAAGCCGGCAGTTTTGCCAGTGCCGGTCTGGGCACCCGCCTGAATGTCTCTGCCTTGCAGAATGGCGGGAATAGCCTGTTGTTGGACAGGAGTTGGCTGCGTGTAGCCTTCAGCGGCAACGGCACGCAGAATCGGGGCCGAAAGGCCAAGATCGGAAAATAACATATGGAAGAGTCTTTCTGATTATACGCCTACCCAGAAGAGGGTCGGTCTAGGCAAAAATCGGTAAATTACATTCGTTGAACACGAAAGGATCAGGTCGCAGACCGAAATGCGGCAGGAATGCAGAGCTTGTACCACACTTGACCAGGTAATGCAAATGAAAGGCTGCAGAACACTTCATTTCCGCGCAGATTCTTCGTATACTTCTTTTTCCGCAACCTGCTTATCCACCCAGCGACCCGCACGATAAGGAGCCAGACATGCCAACCTATACCGTCACCGCACCCAGCGGCCGCCTCAATGCCGAGCAGAAACAGAACCTCGCCACCGCCATCACCCGTGCCCACCACGACATCACCGGAGCTCCCACCTACTTCGCCCAGGTTATTTTCGTGGAGGTGCAGCCCGGTAATTACTTTGTGGGCGGCGCCCCCCTGGCCCACGACCAGATCTTCATCCACGGACAGATCCGCGCTGGCAGAAGCGAGGAAGACAAACGCAAACTGATTGAAAAGATTCTGCTGGTATGCAGCCCCGCCGCTGCTGCTCCCGCCAGTGCCCTGTGGGTCTATCTGGTGGATTTACCCGCTGCCCAGATGGCCGAATTCGGACACATCCTGCCAGAACCGGGCCAGGAGGCCCAGTGGTCAGCCAGTCTGCCCGCTGCCGATCGCCAGCGCATGGAGGCTGTGGGGAAGACTGCTCAGTGAAATGGATGAAGCAAAAGCTGCACGATGCACCAGTGGCACCCGTATACATCCGGTATCTCATTTAAAATACCAAAGGTATTGACAGCACAACAACCGGCGCACATACTTTCGGTATCTTTAAAACATACCACTGGAGATCGCCATGCAGTCGCCCTTTGCCCACGATCGCCTGCCACGCGTCGAAGAGTTTTACGGACGCTCCCGTGAGCTCTCCCGCATCAACCAGGCAATCCACCACAGCACCAACCTTCTGATTCACTCCAAGCGCCGCATGGGCAAAAGCGCGTTGATTCGCCATGCGCTTGCGCAACAGGCAAATGACACTCTGTGCCTCTACGCGGACATTTTTCACATAACCTCCAAAGAAGGCTTTGCCCAGGCACTGCTTGATGCCCTGGCATCTGCCCACAAAGGCGATCTCAAATCCACCATCAAAAAGTTGACATCACTCCTGAAGCGAGTGCGGGTTGAACCAGCCATAGATCCCCACACGCTGGAGTACACCATTCGGCCTGTTGTCGCGACGCTCAGCTTCGAGGAAATGCTGGCCGACTTTATGGCGGGCATTGAAACCATTGCCCAACAACAGCGTATCGCCGTAGCCATTGACGAATTCCAGCAGATCGCCACCATAGGCGACGTCCGGCTCGATGCACTGCTGCGCTCTCACATACAGCAGCACCATAACATTACCTGGATATTCCTTGGCTCCAAGCGCCACCTCCTGACTTCACTCTTTGAGTACAGCGCTCCACTCTACGAAATGGCCACCCACGTTGAGCTCCCCCCGCTCTGCCTGGACGAAATTGAAGCCTACGCAACCCGGCATCTGAACATCGAGCGGGCACAGATCGAACACGTGTATACCCTGGCCGACGGTGAAACCAAACTGTTACAGAATATTCTCCACCTGCTCTACCTGGAAAGGGAACACCCTGTCACACCTGAGAGTATTGACCGGGCCCTGGATGAGATTATTGCTTCCAAAGACACCAGCTACCGCATGCTCTTCGACACCCTCAGCCAGAATCAGAAAACGGCCCTCAAGATTGTCGGAAAACAGAAGCGGGCTGTCTATAACGCCTCAATCCTGCAGGAACACCACATCAAGAAGCAAACCCTGCAATCTGCCATAGACGCACTGCTGGGCAGAGAAATACTCGACCGTGACGGTGACCGCTACTTTCTGCCCGATCGCACCCTGGAGCTCTGGGTGGAAAGGCTCTCACCTGTATAGCCAGGAAACAAACTCAGGCAACACAATATTTCGGACTGCTGGTTTTTTGTCTCATCATCCGCCTGCCAAGCCAATTCAGTACCTGCAGCATACCCAGCACGGCCAGAATGACTACTACCAGCAGTACACTCATGGCAGCAGCGCTCTGGGTGCGTCCTTCATTGAGCAGCTGCAGGATGGAGACGCTGGCCAGACGCACGTGTGGCGATACCAGAAAAATAACGGCACTGATGGTCACCATACTCTGAATAAACAGGTAACTGATGGCGGCCAGAAAACTCTGCCAGTTCAGTGGGAAAATAACCCAGGCGATGGTGCGGGTTACTCCCGCCCCCAGGCTTCGCGCGGCTTCACTTACCGAGGCGTCCAGTTGACGCAGGTTGGCAAGGTGTACCAGAACCGCAAAGGTCAAGAAATGCACCATATTGGCAACCACCAGGATACTCGCTGTACCCGTCAGCTGCAGAGGAGCCGTATTAAAGGCGAAAATGTATCCGATTCCCAGAACCAGTCCGGGTATGGCGGCGGGCAGAAAAATGGCGAAACTCAGCAGGCGGGCGAAAATCCCCCGCACAATCAGAAAAGCTACCAGGAAAGTAATGGTCGCTCCCGTCAGGGCGCTGATCACAGCCACTTTCAGGCTGGTCCAGATCGGGCTGAGGCCACCCACCGTGGGGAACTGATAGTGCTGCAGGGAAAAGCGATATTCATAGCCCCAGGCGTGCACCAGTGAGGCGGCAACCAGAGTACCATAAATAAGTACGATAGCGGCGCTGATAGCAATTACAAATGAAGTGAAGAGCGCCTGGGAGGACCAGCGCAGGCGGCCACTGTAGGGGCGTGCCCTGCCACTGATGCTGCCAAAAGTCTGCCGGGAAAAGTACCGGTCCATGACAAAAGCCAGCAAAGCGGGAATCAGGAGCACCATACTGACCGCTGACGCCATGGGGAAGTCGGAAAGGCCGATGAACTGACGGTATATCTCTGTCGCCAGCACCTGGTAGTCGCCACCGATGGCTGCGGGGTTGCCGAAGTCGGTGATCACCAGGCTGAACACCAGAAATGCAGCGGCGGCTATGCCGTAACGGGCGCCGGGCAAGGTCACATGCCAGAAAGTGGTCCAGGGACTGTGTCCCAGACTCTGGGCAGCCTCTTCCAGACTGGCATCACCAGCCCGCAGAGTGGCATAAAGGAGCAGAAAAGCCTGGGGGAAAACGTAGAAGACTTCCGAGCAGATAATTCCCGTCGCGCCGAAGATCCCGTCCCAGCGAAGCCCCAGCAGCTCCCGGGTGATAAATCCGTTGCGACCGAAGAGAAAGATAAAGGCCAGGGCCTGGACAAACGACGGGGCAATCAGGGGCAGCAGAGCGATGGTGAACCAGAGGGGACGCAAGGGCACCCGTGTGCGACTCAGGGCATAGGCGTAGAGAAACGCCAAGGTCACCGCAATCAGCGTACTCATCACCGAGACGTACAGACTGCGCCACAGCGCTCGCAGGGTGCGCGGTTCCTGAAAAAAGCTGCGATAGTGCTCAAAGCTCAGGGAACCCTGACTTCCCTGCAGGCTGCGCCAGAATATTTCTACCACCGGCCACAGAATAAAGATGCACATGGCCGCCAGGCAGAAGGCTCCGGTGCCATAGAGGAGCAGGCGATCAAAACGCGATTCACCATGGCTCATTACGCCTGGCCTTTCCGGGGATAGACCCGTATGGCTTCCTTCGGCAACCGCAAGACAACTTGTTGCCCTTCGCCAAACGCCAGTATCCGTGCCTGGGCCTGGGGAATCTCCACGTGCAGCTGGCTGGCGCTGCTGCTGTTTCCGGCGTCCACGGTAAGGCGCACCACCGACCCCAGGGCGCACACCTCCCGGACGCTGGCTTTCACCCTGTTCTCAATTGATCCGGCATATTCCGGTGGCAACAGTTCAATCTCTGAGGGGCGAATCCCCGCCAGGATCTCCCGGTTATTTACTGGAATGTTGTCAGCGCGCAGCATGTAGCCACTCCAGTGGATTTTCTCCTCTTCCACAGTGGCATGGAAAAAATTCATCTGCCCCACAAAACCCGCCACAAAAGGTGTTGCCGGGAAACGGTAAATATCCATGGGCCGCCCCAACTGCTCTATACGCCCTCTATTCATGACCACCACCCGATCGGAGAGTTCCATGGCTTCTTCCTGGTCGTGGGTGACATAGATCATGGTGATTCCCAAAGCGCGCTGCCACTGGCGTATCTGCTGGCGCAAATGTACTCGTATTCTGGCATCCAAAGCCGAGAGGGGTTCATCCAGCAGGAGGACGCGCGGCCCTGGCGCCAGGGCGCGCACCAGGGCTACCCGCTGCTGCTGGCCACCTGAGAGCTGGGAAGGGTACTTGGAGGCATGGGCCTGCAGGTCAGCCAGCTCGAGCATCTCGGCAACCCGCTGATGGATGGCCTGCCGGCTCCAGCGCCGTGAGCGCAGTCC
This portion of the Desulfurispirillum indicum S5 genome encodes:
- a CDS encoding DEAD/DEAH box helicase; this translates as MLFSDLGLSAPILRAVAAEGYTQPTPVQQQAIPAILQGRDIQAGAQTGTGKTAGFTLPMLEILERQAIRGRRHVRALILTPTRELAAQVEESVRTYGKHLSLKSAVIFGGVAMGPQLANLRRGVDIVVATPGRLLDHVQQKSIDLSKVEFLVLDEADRMLDMGFIHDIRKVLALLPKERQNLLFSATFSREITELASSFMKDPVQVEVARRNTAAETVDQVVHLVDRERKRELLSKLISEGKWQQVLVFTRTKHGANRLAQQLEKDGIHSAAIHGNKSQSARTKALADFKKGQVRVLVATDIAARGLDIDELPHVVNFELPNVPEDYVHRIGRTGRAGNCGKACSLVCVDEKQLLKGIEGLLKRDIPQEHIKGFEPDPSIPAEPIQNGRNNRQGQGRARSGAQPAKSARAFPSTSTGARPKSAGSRPARQGASAGKQVKFQGASRDGKPRVFDFRSQ
- a CDS encoding tautomerase family protein, which produces MPTYTVTAPSGRLNAEQKQNLATAITRAHHDITGAPTYFAQVIFVEVQPGNYFVGGAPLAHDQIFIHGQIRAGRSEEDKRKLIEKILLVCSPAAAAPASALWVYLVDLPAAQMAEFGHILPEPGQEAQWSASLPAADRQRMEAVGKTAQ
- a CDS encoding AAA family ATPase — protein: MQSPFAHDRLPRVEEFYGRSRELSRINQAIHHSTNLLIHSKRRMGKSALIRHALAQQANDTLCLYADIFHITSKEGFAQALLDALASAHKGDLKSTIKKLTSLLKRVRVEPAIDPHTLEYTIRPVVATLSFEEMLADFMAGIETIAQQQRIAVAIDEFQQIATIGDVRLDALLRSHIQQHHNITWIFLGSKRHLLTSLFEYSAPLYEMATHVELPPLCLDEIEAYATRHLNIERAQIEHVYTLADGETKLLQNILHLLYLEREHPVTPESIDRALDEIIASKDTSYRMLFDTLSQNQKTALKIVGKQKRAVYNASILQEHHIKKQTLQSAIDALLGREILDRDGDRYFLPDRTLELWVERLSPV
- a CDS encoding ABC transporter permease subunit, with the translated sequence MSHGESRFDRLLLYGTGAFCLAAMCIFILWPVVEIFWRSLQGSQGSLSFEHYRSFFQEPRTLRALWRSLYVSVMSTLIAVTLAFLYAYALSRTRVPLRPLWFTIALLPLIAPSFVQALAFIFLFGRNGFITRELLGLRWDGIFGATGIICSEVFYVFPQAFLLLYATLRAGDASLEEAAQSLGHSPWTTFWHVTLPGARYGIAAAAFLVFSLVITDFGNPAAIGGDYQVLATEIYRQFIGLSDFPMASAVSMVLLIPALLAFVMDRYFSRQTFGSISGRARPYSGRLRWSSQALFTSFVIAISAAIVLIYGTLVAASLVHAWGYEYRFSLQHYQFPTVGGLSPIWTSLKVAVISALTGATITFLVAFLIVRGIFARLLSFAIFLPAAIPGLVLGIGYIFAFNTAPLQLTGTASILVVANMVHFLTFAVLVHLANLRQLDASVSEAARSLGAGVTRTIAWVIFPLNWQSFLAAISYLFIQSMVTISAVIFLVSPHVRLASVSILQLLNEGRTQSAAAMSVLLVVVILAVLGMLQVLNWLGRRMMRQKTSSPKYCVA
- a CDS encoding ABC transporter ATP-binding protein, with amino-acid sequence MSTQSSPPFLQLDGVRRAYGAVNAVDNIDLQVVRGELLTLLGPSGCGKTTLLRMITGFEGLCSGAIRLEGQNIHHQPPQKRPFGIVFQNYALFPHMTVRENIAFGLRSRRWSRQAIHQRVAEMLELADLQAHASKYPSQLSGGQQQRVALVRALAPGPRVLLLDEPLSALDARIRVHLRQQIRQWQRALGITMIYVTHDQEEAMELSDRVVVMNRGRIEQLGRPMDIYRFPATPFVAGFVGQMNFFHATVEEEKIHWSGYMLRADNIPVNNREILAGIRPSEIELLPPEYAGSIENRVKASVREVCALGSVVRLTVDAGNSSSASQLHVEIPQAQARILAFGEGQQVVLRLPKEAIRVYPRKGQA